TCGAAAAAGAGCTTAATATAGCCAATGCCCAAATAGAAGAATTGGAATTGACGACTTATGTTGTTGCACCAGAAAATACTCTAAGTGACATAATATCTTTCGAGAACGCTAGTGAAGATGAACTCAATCAAAGAAAACTAAAACGTGTTTATATGAAAAAAAGAAAAATCCTTTTCTTCAAAGAAGAGATGAAAAATAATATTTCATTTTTGTGTCATCTATGTGGGAAAGAGATTGATTTAGAACGTCTTCTTATTATGTCTAGAGCAAGGCTTTGTAAAACTTGTGCAAATGGTTCTTAATCATACAATTTCTTTTTTATATATTATCAAGCCTTTACACCATAAAATTTATTCAAAAAGCGAGTGAAGATTTAATATTTCACTATCGTCCAAAACTATATCAAAACTCTCTAAATCACTTTGCATATGTTCTATGTTTGTTGTCCCTGTCAAAGGTGTGATACCGGTTTGATGAAGATAGGCAAAAAATAGTTGAATGACATTTTTGTTATATTTTTTACTTAGCTCAACAAGCTCTGTACTTTGAAGTATATGAGGATTTGCCGTGAGCGTCCAGAAACTTTGGTAGATGATATTGTGTGTTTTGCAAAAGTGACGTATCTCTTTATCATAACCGCTGCCTGCATAAAACCTGTTTTGAACCACTGAGGGTTTTATCTTAGCCATTTTATAAAGATCTTGCAGAGTATGAAGGTCATAGATGTTTGAAATACCAAGCTGTTTTACTTCGCCTCTTTGAGCTATCTCTTCCATCGCTCTCCATACTGTTTCAAGGTCTTTAAAAGAAGAGAGCGGAGAGTGCAGAAGCAGTGAGTCGATATAATCCGTCTGAAGGTTTTCCTTTGAGACCTCAAAGGATTCTGCAACTTGAGTACTTAGATCGGCCTTTTTAGCATAAGGGACGTTGAGAGGGTCCTGTCCTGCAAGTGGGGTAAATTTGGTCTGTAAAAAAATATCTTCACGCCTAAAACCCTCTTGTGCCATCGCAGCAAGAGCTTCTCCCACACCTGCTTCATTATAATGCTTGGGCTGACAGGCCGTATCAATACCCTTGAATCCTGCTTTTATTGCTTGGATCACAAGTTCTTTAGTACGCTCTTTTTTCCAGGCGGTACCGTAGATAAGCGTAAGATTGTGTGTATACATTTTCTACCTTTTGCTTTCTAAGAACTTGTTCATTGTACCATTTACAACAGAAAATTTTATATTTTGATACTAATAGTTCTAATTAACCAACGTTCGGAGCAGTTTGTGCATCCCATT
The sequence above is drawn from the Sulfurovum sp. TSL1 genome and encodes:
- a CDS encoding TraR/DksA C4-type zinc finger protein, which encodes MLKDQLEKELNIANAQIEELELTTYVVAPENTLSDIISFENASEDELNQRKLKRVYMKKRKILFFKEEMKNNISFLCHLCGKEIDLERLLIMSRARLCKTCANGS
- a CDS encoding aldo/keto reductase — encoded protein: MYTHNLTLIYGTAWKKERTKELVIQAIKAGFKGIDTACQPKHYNEAGVGEALAAMAQEGFRREDIFLQTKFTPLAGQDPLNVPYAKKADLSTQVAESFEVSKENLQTDYIDSLLLHSPLSSFKDLETVWRAMEEIAQRGEVKQLGISNIYDLHTLQDLYKMAKIKPSVVQNRFYAGSGYDKEIRHFCKTHNIIYQSFWTLTANPHILQSTELVELSKKYNKNVIQLFFAYLHQTGITPLTGTTNIEHMQSDLESFDIVLDDSEILNLHSLFE